From Candidatus Binatia bacterium:
TGCCTGTCATTTCCTGACTGATTCTCTCCGACGAACACGAAACACGATCACGAGACACGGCTTTTTCGTATACTCATCGCCTCTTGCCAATTTCCCCTCTTTGTCTTATTTTTGCGCCAACTAACTTCGGCTGGGTCGTCCGATTCGGTCGCATCTTCAATCCCACGTCATCGTCCGGCCCGCATCTGCCCAGCCGGATTATTTGGTCGTAAAGAAAAGCCGATATGCGGATCGCGATTCTTCTTCGCCGGTTGCGTAGTTTGACCTTTGTAGCGCCGGTTTTTTTATCGGCCGCGCTACACGCAGCGCAAACGCCGGAGACGCTGTTGGAAGAGATCAATCGGTTGCCGGAAGCCGAACGCCAGGCAAGGCTTGTCAATGGCGCGAAAAAAGAGGGGACCGTGACGTGGTATGTGGCGATGAACCGCCTGTATGCGCAGGATCTGATTAACGCCTTCGAAGCGGACTATCCCTTCCTCAAAGTCAACGCTTTGACCGGAAGCGGCGGCGCGTTATTGTCGCGCGTCCTCACCGAGCATCGGGCGAGATCGTACCAGTACGATGTCTTCAACACTCGGAGCATGACGATCAATATGCTCAGGCAAGCCGATGCCATCATGCGCTACCGGACTCCGTATCGCCGGTTTCTGCGCGACAGTTTTTACGACAAGGAAGGCTTTTTCAACGGCATGTTCGCCACGCCCATGGTCTTCGTCTTCAATACGAAGCTCGCAAGCCGCAAGGAGGCGCCCGCGTCGCTTGGGGATTTGGCCGATCCGAAATGGGCGGGAAAGCTCGCCATGGACACCGAATCCTACGACTGGCTGGCGGGGCTTTTGGACTATTACGGAGAGGAAAAGGGAGCGGCGCTGGCGGCAAAAATCGGCGAGCAAAAGCTCAACGTTCGGCGCGGGCCGACTCTGCTCACGCAGCTTGTCGCCGCGGCCGAGTTTCCCGTGCAGATCGACGGCCATCACCAGGAAGCCATCGCTATGAAAAAACGCGGCGCGCCGGTGGACTACAGTTTTCCCCAGCCTTTCGTTCCGGCGAAATCGTTGATTCCGGTCTACCTGTCGTCTCGCCCGCCGCATCCCCATGCCGCCGCTCTCCTGGCGGATTTTCTTCTGTCCAAGAAGGGA
This genomic window contains:
- a CDS encoding extracellular solute-binding protein; its protein translation is MRIAILLRRLRSLTFVAPVFLSAALHAAQTPETLLEEINRLPEAERQARLVNGAKKEGTVTWYVAMNRLYAQDLINAFEADYPFLKVNALTGSGGALLSRVLTEHRARSYQYDVFNTRSMTINMLRQADAIMRYRTPYRRFLRDSFYDKEGFFNGMFATPMVFVFNTKLASRKEAPASLGDLADPKWAGKLAMDTESYDWLAGLLDYYGEEKGAALAAKIGEQKLNVRRGPTLLTQLVAAAEFPVQIDGHHQEAIAMKKRGAPVDYSFPQPFVPAKSLIPVYLSSRPPHPHAAALLADFLLSKKGQEIMYGHGRWVSHKNITTKGPDGVGDRKVVIPSPEKWGDRYQELIALYNKLLLRQ